One window of Papaver somniferum cultivar HN1 chromosome 9, ASM357369v1, whole genome shotgun sequence genomic DNA carries:
- the LOC113311527 gene encoding uncharacterized protein LOC113311527, which produces MEKLHSDIVENILRRLPIESALQAKWVCKTWRSFVRGRIDEVGLLFAFSYYHYIENEIKLCYGDHRDPSHGKMNYSYSYDRIEKMQDDKSIKGYKYMDSMLGFMQRIFTGEVVYVPEPDKSIARDCLPTKISGFGYCHSTNEYKIVRMYSDYEEQKKYHVLVYTVGSGEWRNKGSINISPFDLEGIYANDALHWLHQFDNNQLHEDYTTVAFDLKDEKFQFIPLPGFDLEYKLRPKLLVGNNLYLYTIGGEPYCTDIWEYKRKNPKNTNGCDMKENYNDKNLWHWIKEFTIKWEEPYREDLRFVEPLTVTRNNEFLFRYRCMDLYCCDLKTSTLHKLFDVLAIDCNRINLIPHANSIVSMSFKGNA; this is translated from the exons ATGGAGAAGCTTCACTCAGATATCGTGGAGAACATACTTCGTCGATTGCCAATTGAGTCAGCTTTACAAGCCAAATGGGTATGCAAAACATGGAGAAGCTTCGTCCGTGGTAGGATTGATGAGGTAGGTTTGCTTTTTGCtttctcatattatcattatatTGAAAACGAAATCAAACTTTGTTATGGTGATCACCGTGATCCTAGTCATGGGAAGATGAACTATAGCTACTCTTATGATAGAATCGAGAAGATGCAGGATGACAAATCTATAAAGGGGTATAAATACATGGATAGCATGCTCGGGTTCATGCAACGGATTT TCACCGGAGAAGTTGTTTATGTTCCCGAACCTGATAAATCTATAGCACGGGATTGTCTTCCAACTAAAATTAGTGGGTTTGGTTACTGTCATTCAACGAATGAGTACAAAATTGTTCGAATGTACTCAGATTACGAAGAGCAAAAGAAGTACCATGTCTTAGTTTATACTGTTGGTAGTGGTGAGTGGAGAAACAAAGGATCCATCAACATTTCTCCGTTTGATTTAGAAGGTATTTACGCAAATGATGCTCTTCATTGGTTGCACCAATTTGATAATAACCAGCTGCACGAAGATTATACAACCGTAGCTTTTGACTTGAAAGATGAAAAATTCCAATTTATCCCATTGCCAGGTTTTGACTTGGAGTACAAACTTCGCCCCAAGTTGCTGGTTGGAAATAATCTGTATCTGTATACAATCGGCGGTGAACCTTATTGCACGGATATTTGGGAATATAAGAGAAAAAATCCTAAGAACACTAATGGTTGTGATATGAAAGAAAACTACAACGACAAGAATTTGTGGCATTGGATTAAGGAATTCACTATAAAATGGGAAGAGCCATACCGGGAAGATCTGCGATTCGTAGAACCTTTAACAGTTACAAGGAATAATGAATTTCTATTTCGTTACCGATGCATGGATCTCTACTGTTGTGACCTAAAAACCTCGACATTGCACAAACTTTTTGATGTTCTTGCTATCGACTGCAACAGGATAAACCTTATTCCTCACGCAAATAGCATCGTTTCAATGTCGTTTAAAGGTAATGCTTAG